The following are encoded in a window of Sinomonas cyclohexanicum genomic DNA:
- a CDS encoding type IV secretory system conjugative DNA transfer family protein, which yields MSRLVWQRIYWPQPLDDTQTIGLLRSWAAQTHAPLIVLEARADRRGVQYLVGCQRRHRSAVRRDIEQLVHGALVVEDDDERLPAGSAGRVTFSPAARPLVASDANSSTRAILAALTAVNGTERMVVQIVIGPRVAPRLTPKDLPSVDQGLASILVSGVQPEHRIGVRRGIELKRAEPGFAAIVRLGVHASDGARIATLVRGVVSAFRSLSAPGMRFAFRPERTDRLNQPANSWPLLAPVGRHLSVSEVGMLSAWPTSASSTPYPGQPPAHPRPIRPSFAARPGDRIVAKSTAPGTKDTLLGLSIADSTRHLWTMGPTGAGKSSMLLRLLIGDMKAGRGIAVVEPKDLIRDLLRYIPPERVKDVVLVDPLDEAPVGINPMDRHGRTPALVADQLFGTFHALYGDQLGPRSSDILRHALAALAHTEGASLAQLPLLLSNRAFRAPVVQPIAATDPISAGPFWHWFDQLSPDATAQVVAPLMNKVRPLLDTHLRRILAQPEPRFNIRQVLTEQKILLVPLQKGVIGPESAQLLGALVVGELWQAIQERASIPPRNRDIVTVVLDEVQDYLRLPTTDLSDALATSRSLGAAFHVAHQYLDQLPASMRTAFEANCRSRVFFQLAARDAKAAAAMAPGLEPEDFMALPARHVYAQLVHHGAVTDWASGRTLDLPPSTSSPETIRQASRAAYGTPASEIDHQLIRATTQQPDATTGTARRRRSQS from the coding sequence ATGAGCAGACTCGTGTGGCAGCGCATCTACTGGCCACAGCCGCTCGATGACACCCAGACGATTGGCCTGCTTCGCAGCTGGGCCGCCCAGACCCATGCGCCGCTGATCGTGCTAGAAGCCCGCGCGGACCGGCGTGGCGTGCAGTATCTCGTGGGCTGTCAGCGCCGCCACCGATCTGCAGTTCGACGCGATATCGAACAGCTCGTGCACGGCGCCCTCGTGGTCGAGGACGATGACGAGCGGCTCCCGGCAGGTTCGGCGGGCAGGGTGACCTTCTCCCCCGCTGCACGGCCGCTCGTCGCCTCGGATGCCAACAGCTCGACCCGCGCCATCCTGGCTGCCCTCACGGCCGTCAACGGTACCGAGCGCATGGTTGTGCAGATCGTCATCGGCCCCCGCGTGGCGCCGCGGCTCACCCCGAAGGATCTTCCGAGCGTCGACCAGGGCCTCGCCTCCATCCTCGTTTCCGGCGTCCAACCCGAGCACCGAATAGGCGTACGCCGCGGTATCGAGTTGAAGCGCGCCGAACCCGGATTCGCGGCGATCGTGCGCCTCGGCGTGCACGCTTCCGACGGGGCGCGCATCGCGACCCTCGTGCGCGGCGTGGTGAGCGCCTTCCGCTCACTCAGCGCCCCTGGCATGCGGTTCGCCTTCCGTCCCGAGCGCACTGACCGTCTCAACCAACCGGCCAACAGCTGGCCGCTCCTCGCCCCGGTCGGACGCCACCTGAGTGTGAGCGAGGTCGGCATGCTCAGCGCATGGCCGACGAGCGCGTCGAGTACGCCCTACCCCGGACAGCCTCCAGCCCACCCGAGGCCGATACGGCCTTCATTCGCCGCAAGACCCGGTGACCGGATCGTCGCGAAGTCGACGGCACCCGGCACCAAAGACACCCTGCTGGGCCTGTCGATCGCGGACAGCACACGTCACCTCTGGACAATGGGGCCTACGGGAGCAGGAAAGTCCTCCATGCTGCTCCGGCTGCTCATCGGCGACATGAAGGCGGGTAGGGGCATCGCCGTAGTCGAGCCCAAGGACCTCATCCGCGACCTCCTCCGGTACATTCCGCCCGAACGGGTCAAGGACGTCGTCCTGGTCGACCCGCTCGACGAGGCCCCGGTCGGCATCAACCCGATGGACCGCCACGGCCGCACACCAGCCCTGGTCGCCGATCAGCTCTTCGGCACGTTCCATGCGCTCTATGGGGATCAACTCGGACCGCGCAGCAGCGACATCCTGCGCCACGCTCTGGCCGCCCTCGCCCACACCGAGGGGGCGAGCCTGGCCCAGCTTCCGCTCCTGCTGAGCAACCGCGCATTCCGCGCCCCGGTTGTGCAGCCGATCGCCGCGACCGACCCGATCTCTGCCGGGCCGTTCTGGCACTGGTTCGATCAGCTCTCACCGGACGCGACCGCGCAGGTCGTCGCGCCACTAATGAACAAGGTCCGCCCACTACTGGACACGCACCTGCGCCGCATCCTGGCGCAGCCCGAACCTCGATTCAACATCCGTCAGGTGCTGACTGAGCAGAAGATCCTGCTCGTGCCGCTCCAGAAGGGCGTCATCGGTCCCGAGTCCGCCCAGCTGCTCGGCGCTCTCGTCGTCGGCGAACTATGGCAGGCCATTCAGGAGCGCGCCAGCATCCCGCCTCGGAACCGGGACATCGTCACGGTCGTGCTCGATGAGGTCCAGGACTACCTCCGCCTGCCCACCACGGATCTCAGTGACGCTCTGGCGACCTCGCGAAGCCTCGGCGCCGCCTTCCACGTCGCGCACCAATACCTGGACCAGCTTCCAGCGAGCATGCGCACCGCGTTCGAGGCCAACTGCCGATCGCGCGTCTTCTTCCAGCTCGCCGCCCGTGACGCCAAAGCTGCCGCCGCGATGGCACCCGGGCTGGAGCCCGAGGACTTCATGGCCTTGCCAGCCCGGCACGTCTACGCCCAACTCGTACACCACGGCGCCGTCACCGACTGGGCCTCCGGCCGGACCCTCGACCTCCCACCCTCGACGAGCTCGCCTGAGACCATCCGCCAGGCCAGTCGCGCCGCCTACGGGACACCGGCCAGCGAAATCGACCACCAGCTCATCCGCGCCACGACCCAGCAGCCCGACGCCACTACCGGCACGGCGAGGCGCCGCAGGAGCCAGTCATGA
- a CDS encoding replication-relaxation family protein, protein MSPDRTLPTGYPIASNRNQASAQVRAASGDIVAPNTGTAPHSGPHGGTRISRRRLHDIAAQLGTRDMAILTTVDRYRFLTAQHIQAFQFPTHRSADSAARTCRRVLARLRGLRILGVLDRRIGGIRSGSEGMVYYIDAAGDRILRQEQPRRARRRPEEPSARFLDHTLAIADVATAVLGEARKRGAEVVRLAPEQEATRRYTDLLGTPRALRPDLYVELAEHPDDPDVDAYFVEVDLGQESLPTLIGKCAAYEAYRATRTEQHMYGSFPGIVWAMDARRPQTAQRRQDSLQNALTQNLQVPSSAYLVLPLDAVPARLMEGFGHE, encoded by the coding sequence ATGAGCCCCGACCGTACGCTACCGACCGGCTACCCGATCGCGTCGAATAGGAATCAGGCGTCCGCGCAGGTCAGGGCCGCATCAGGTGACATTGTGGCGCCGAATACCGGAACTGCTCCGCACTCCGGTCCTCACGGCGGCACGCGGATCAGCCGCCGTCGACTGCACGACATCGCCGCCCAGCTGGGCACCCGCGACATGGCGATCCTGACCACGGTGGACCGCTACCGCTTCCTGACAGCCCAGCACATTCAGGCCTTCCAGTTCCCCACGCACAGGTCGGCCGACTCCGCAGCACGCACCTGCCGCCGTGTGCTCGCCCGACTGCGCGGCCTGCGCATCCTCGGCGTCCTGGACCGTCGCATCGGTGGGATCCGGTCCGGCTCCGAGGGCATGGTCTACTACATCGACGCCGCGGGCGACCGCATCCTCAGACAGGAGCAGCCACGCAGGGCACGGCGGCGTCCCGAGGAGCCCTCGGCACGCTTCCTCGACCACACCTTGGCCATCGCGGACGTCGCCACAGCCGTCCTGGGAGAAGCCCGGAAACGGGGCGCCGAAGTCGTCCGGCTCGCCCCCGAGCAGGAGGCCACCCGCCGCTACACCGACCTCCTGGGCACGCCACGGGCCCTTCGGCCCGACCTCTACGTCGAACTCGCCGAGCACCCCGACGACCCTGACGTCGATGCATACTTCGTCGAAGTCGATCTCGGACAGGAAAGCCTTCCCACCCTGATCGGCAAGTGCGCCGCCTATGAGGCGTACCGCGCTACGAGGACCGAGCAGCACATGTATGGCAGCTTCCCGGGGATCGTCTGGGCCATGGACGCGCGCCGACCGCAGACGGCCCAACGCCGTCAGGACAGTCTGCAGAACGCGCTCACACAGAACCTGCAGGTCCCGTCCAGCGCCTATCTCGTCCTGCCACTGGATGCCGTCCCCGCTCGCCTGATGGAGGGGTTCGGCCATGAATGA